A genomic stretch from Arachis stenosperma cultivar V10309 chromosome 3, arast.V10309.gnm1.PFL2, whole genome shotgun sequence includes:
- the LOC130966553 gene encoding uncharacterized protein LOC130966553, producing MKNRGEAIKKLESQVGYLSEKMPRPTDSFPSDTEKNPRGEAKKVRWEDCNMVTTNDKETEDKPSKLSEQPENTLVEKEKKDQQEPKISQQELLRLYAPFPQLLKGAVGKRMYSRFLDSFASLNVNIPFIKVIQQMPAFIKYMKELLPRKSSLKGGQTIVMNKDCNTLIQTQLPAQRKDPRSFHVPCAIGETNFDRALCDLGASINLIPLSLVKRLQINEILPTDVVIRLADKTQKQAVGMVENVLLKVGKYFLPTDFVILDMEESHLHPIILGRPFLATTRALIDVEKGELILRIHDEQLSFSVFELSLEKDEEDKEPSKGHHEILKEEASTEAQPAHPEIHWVDGQGQQQVPQVKEKLEEPKPPEVCEDINKSSSKKVATRSKKTAPGAKKKVPRGWRNKKIPTEDFSPGDKVISAYFTDIPPNLPTVPSQLPKVFTINRVLSLEHVEIIDTTNGYKSTAKGEDFKHYQPP from the coding sequence ATGAAGAATCGGGGGGAAGCAATCAAGAAGCTGGAATCCCAAGTGGGATATTTGTCTGAGAAGATGCCCAGACCCACTGATAGCTTCCCAAGTGACACGGAGAAGAATCCGAGAGGTGAAGCGaagaaagtaagatgggaagaCTGCAATATGGTCACTACAAATGACAAGGAGACTGAAGACAAGCCAAGCAAGCTGTCAGAACAACCTGAAAATACCTTAgtagagaaggagaagaaagacCAACAAGAACCAAAAATCTCACAACAGGAGCTGCTGAGACTATATGCACCATTTCCTCAACTGCTAAAGGGTGCTGTGGGAAAGAGAATGTACTCAAGGTTCTTAGACTCATTTGCATCTTTGAATGTGAACATACCATTCATCAAGGTCATTCAGCAAATGCCAGCATTCATCAAGTATATGAAAGAACTACTTCCCAGGAAGAGCTCACTCAAGGGGGGCCAGACTATAGTGATGAACAAGGATTGCAACACCCTCATTCAAACACAATTGCCTGCGCAAAGAAAAGACCCAAGGAGCTTTCATGTCCCTTGTGCTATAGGGGAAACAAATTTTGATAGAGCACTTTGCGatttgggagcaagcatcaacttaataccCCTATCCCTGGTAAAAAGGCTGCAGATCAATGAGATACTACCTACAGATGTAGTCATAAGGCTGGCTGACAAGACTCAAAAGCAAGCAGTAGGAATGGTGGAAAACGTGTTGCTCAAAGTTGGAAAATACTTTCTCCCAACAGACTTTGTCATCCTGGACATGGAAGAGAGTCACCTGCACCCAATCATATTGGGGAGACCATTTCTAGCTACTActagagcactcatagatgtggaGAAAGGAGAGCTAATATTAAGGATCCATGATGAACAACTGAGCTTCAGTGTTTTCGAACTCTCACTGGAAAAAGATGAAGAGGATAAAGAACCGAGCAAAGGGCATCATGAGATACTAAAGGAAGAAGCAAGCACTGAAGCACAACCAGCTCATCCTGAGATTCACTGGGTTGATGGACAAGGCCAGCAGCAAGTGCCACAGGTCAAGGAAAAACTGGAGGAACCTAAGCCACCAGAAGTTTGTGAGGACATTAACAAAAGCTCATCAAAGAAGGTGGCCACCAGGAGTAAGAAAACAGCACCAGGggcaaagaagaaggtaccAAGGGGGTGGCGGAACAAGAAGATTCCTACGGAAGATTTCTCTCCAGGAGATAAAGTAATCTCAGCCTACTTCACAGATATCCCCCCTAATCTCCCCACTGTACCATCTCAGCTACCTAAGGTCTTCACCATCAACAGAGTTCTCTCCTTGGAGCATGTAGAGATCATTGATACAACCAATGGATACAAGTCCACTGCCAAAGGAGAAGACTTCAAGCATTACCAACCACCATAA